A genome region from Microbacterium terricola includes the following:
- a CDS encoding fumarylacetoacetate hydrolase family protein, with protein sequence MTTHPWFPALDETLPVDAVDATLIGRVWQPDVEGPTPVLIDGEDVRSLAGGYATVSALAEHPEPAAAAREAAGASLGTLTDIHANTPFDRRDPGRPWFLAPHDLQAVKAAGVTFAVSMIERVIEERARGDHQAAAALREVISTRIGGDLRGIVPGSERAAELKQFFVDEGLWSQYLEVGIGPDAEIFTKGMPLSARGTGEQIGVLASSTWNNPEPEVALVVSSRGSVVGATLANDVNLRDIEGRSALLLPKAKDNNASCATGPFIRLFDGSFGIDDVRAMVVSVDVRGADGFVMHASSDMGQISRDPLDLVGQLIGPHHQYPDGAILMLGTLFAPIEDRDAPGMGFTHRLDDVVTIRSAGLGALVNVVRHSEECDPWVFGVTALMTNLAARRLL encoded by the coding sequence ATGACGACCCACCCGTGGTTCCCTGCTCTCGATGAGACGCTCCCCGTCGACGCCGTCGACGCGACGCTGATCGGACGCGTCTGGCAGCCGGACGTCGAAGGGCCGACGCCCGTGCTGATCGACGGGGAGGATGTTCGCTCCCTCGCCGGGGGATACGCGACCGTGAGTGCCCTGGCCGAGCATCCGGAACCCGCCGCCGCCGCACGCGAGGCCGCGGGAGCGTCGCTCGGAACGCTGACGGACATCCACGCCAACACGCCGTTCGACCGCCGTGACCCGGGTCGCCCGTGGTTCCTGGCACCCCACGACCTGCAGGCGGTGAAGGCGGCCGGGGTCACCTTCGCGGTGTCGATGATCGAGCGTGTCATCGAGGAGCGTGCTCGCGGTGACCACCAGGCCGCCGCGGCGCTGCGGGAAGTGATCTCGACCCGGATCGGCGGCGACCTGCGTGGCATCGTGCCCGGCTCGGAGCGCGCCGCCGAACTCAAGCAGTTCTTCGTGGACGAAGGGCTCTGGTCGCAGTATCTCGAAGTCGGGATCGGGCCGGACGCCGAGATCTTCACGAAGGGCATGCCCCTGTCGGCACGGGGCACCGGGGAGCAGATCGGCGTGCTGGCCTCGTCGACGTGGAACAATCCCGAGCCGGAAGTCGCGCTCGTGGTGTCGTCGCGCGGGTCGGTGGTCGGCGCCACCCTCGCCAACGACGTGAATCTGCGCGACATCGAGGGGCGCAGCGCACTGCTCCTCCCCAAGGCCAAGGACAACAACGCGTCCTGTGCCACGGGGCCGTTCATCAGGCTGTTCGACGGCTCGTTCGGCATCGACGACGTCCGAGCGATGGTCGTGAGCGTCGACGTGCGCGGCGCCGATGGATTCGTGATGCACGCGTCGTCGGACATGGGCCAGATCAGCCGGGATCCGCTCGACCTCGTGGGCCAGCTGATCGGCCCTCACCATCAGTACCCCGACGGCGCGATCCTCATGCTCGGCACGCTCTTCGCGCCGATCGAAGACCGTGACGCGCCGGGCATGGGCTTCACCCATAGGCTGGACGACGTCGTGACGATCCGCTCGGCCGGGCTGGGCGCATTGGTCAACGTCGTTCGGCACAGCGAGGAGTGCGACCCGTGGGTGTTCGGAGTCACGGCTCTCATGACGAATCTCGCCGCGAGGAGGCTCCTGTGA
- a CDS encoding enoyl-CoA hydratase/isomerase family protein produces the protein MITSGIDEVTVESDGHVVTITLNRPQKLNAVTPAMSKELTRLAHAVNDDDSVRAVVLTGAGERAFCAGSDIRTLDEYATPWEFRNRVDYCDALREVRKPIIAAINGYAFGGGVETAMICDIRLASENAQLAAAEIKLGWIGGGGMSAFLAHSAGASNAALMLLTGDPIDAATAHHWGLVSEVHPQSELLGRARELAQVIASRPPIAAQTAKANLRAAYTMPFDDAMRYERDLQTICFATEDAAEGRAAFAEKRPAEFHGR, from the coding sequence ATGATCACGAGTGGAATAGACGAGGTCACGGTCGAGTCCGACGGCCATGTCGTCACGATCACCCTGAATCGTCCGCAGAAGCTCAACGCCGTGACCCCCGCGATGTCCAAGGAGCTCACCCGGCTCGCGCACGCGGTCAACGATGACGACTCCGTGCGCGCTGTCGTGCTCACCGGCGCGGGAGAGCGGGCGTTCTGCGCCGGTTCGGACATCCGCACGCTCGACGAGTATGCGACGCCATGGGAGTTCCGCAATCGGGTCGACTACTGCGACGCACTGCGTGAGGTCCGCAAGCCGATCATCGCCGCGATCAACGGGTACGCCTTCGGCGGCGGAGTCGAAACCGCCATGATCTGCGATATCCGGCTCGCCTCGGAGAACGCACAGCTCGCGGCCGCCGAGATCAAGCTCGGCTGGATCGGCGGCGGGGGCATGAGCGCCTTCCTCGCGCACTCCGCAGGGGCGAGCAACGCGGCGCTGATGCTCCTCACCGGTGACCCGATCGACGCGGCGACCGCCCACCACTGGGGTCTCGTCAGTGAAGTACACCCGCAGTCCGAGCTGCTGGGCCGGGCCCGCGAGCTCGCGCAGGTCATCGCGTCGCGACCTCCGATCGCAGCCCAGACGGCGAAAGCCAATCTGCGCGCCGCATACACGATGCCCTTCGACGATGCGATGCGCTACGAGCGCGACCTGCAGACGATCTGCTTCGCGACGGAAGACGCCGCCGAAGGGCGAGCAGCGTTCGCCGAGAAGCGCCCAGCCGAATTCCATGGACGCTGA
- a CDS encoding extracellular solute-binding protein: protein MASFVGLTWDHPRGRAALEAGAPILAADGDELRWDVHSLEGFESAPLEDLADRYDLIVLDHPHLGDALSSGCLRAMEDVMGETFVDDVARRAVGPSLESYRLGGRTWALPLDAATQVSARRADLADVEPTGWDDVLELARSATVALSLSGPHAYLTFASVCQSLGAPLATGAAERIVDPDVGATAFGILAELAGLVPAHSETQNPIDLLERMVGTDDIAYIPLVYGYVGYADRERATPVVYGPSPVGPDGRSGSTIGGTGIAVTRRCDPTTELRRHLAWLLSDDAQAGFIPAHQGQPAMRAGWESRAVNAPVGDFYLRTRSTIESAWIRPRFEGFTAVQALLSETLRTALIDRTRAADVLARLDRIHHDATGRLVNEGIAS, encoded by the coding sequence ATGGCCTCGTTCGTCGGACTCACCTGGGACCATCCCCGAGGGCGGGCCGCTCTCGAGGCGGGTGCCCCGATCCTCGCGGCCGATGGCGATGAGCTGCGCTGGGACGTCCATTCGCTCGAGGGGTTCGAGTCCGCGCCGTTGGAGGATCTCGCCGACAGATACGACCTGATCGTCCTCGATCACCCCCACCTGGGCGACGCGCTCTCGAGCGGCTGCCTCCGCGCGATGGAGGACGTGATGGGGGAGACCTTCGTCGATGACGTCGCCCGCAGGGCGGTCGGTCCGTCGCTGGAGTCGTATCGGCTCGGCGGCCGGACCTGGGCGCTGCCGCTGGATGCGGCCACGCAGGTCAGCGCACGGCGTGCCGACCTCGCGGACGTCGAGCCGACCGGATGGGACGACGTGCTCGAGCTCGCCCGCTCAGCGACGGTCGCCCTCTCGCTCTCAGGTCCGCACGCCTACCTCACCTTCGCCTCGGTGTGCCAGAGCCTCGGCGCGCCGCTCGCCACCGGTGCGGCGGAGCGGATCGTCGATCCCGATGTCGGCGCCACCGCGTTCGGCATCCTCGCCGAACTTGCCGGGCTCGTACCCGCCCACAGCGAGACGCAGAACCCGATCGACCTGCTCGAGCGAATGGTCGGCACCGACGACATCGCGTACATCCCGCTCGTCTACGGCTACGTGGGATACGCCGATCGCGAGCGTGCGACCCCGGTCGTGTACGGGCCGAGCCCCGTGGGCCCGGATGGACGCAGCGGCTCGACGATCGGCGGCACCGGCATCGCGGTCACCCGGCGTTGCGATCCGACCACGGAGCTGCGCCGCCACCTCGCCTGGCTGCTGTCCGACGATGCTCAGGCCGGCTTCATCCCCGCCCACCAGGGGCAGCCGGCGATGCGGGCGGGATGGGAGAGCCGGGCGGTGAACGCGCCGGTCGGCGACTTCTATCTGCGCACCCGATCGACGATCGAGAGCGCGTGGATCCGCCCCCGCTTCGAAGGGTTCACCGCCGTGCAGGCGCTTCTCTCGGAGACTCTCCGCACGGCGCTGATCGACCGGACGCGGGCTGCTGACGTACTGGCGCGGCTGGACCGCATCCATCATGACGCCACCGGGCGTCTTGTGAACGAGGGGATCGCATCATGA
- a CDS encoding CaiB/BaiF CoA transferase family protein, translating to MTEPRPAAPGILSGYRVLDCSIAMAGPFAGQRLGDLGADVIKVEPTGGEWQRHAAAGGAKGNKINVSFLSLNRNKRSLAVDLKAPEGRELLYRLVAESDVFLQNYRPGVAARLGVDYESLREINPGLVYVSISGYGEDGPYRDRPGQDLLLQALSGAMLSAGAEGSPPQAAGQYLVDAVTASTAFEAVLAALLHRERTGEGQQVTVNMLDVITTLQMQEISVFTMGNVPQERSEQPHAHVYIRAPYGAFATADGYLALAMPHMPTLGELIDEPSFADMDGEVDGWTRRDEIYVAVADKLRTRTTAEWLELMQPAGLWVAPVYSYADLVDDEQIAHNGTLVEYEHPTEGVVKTPGFPYRFSRTPARIDRGAPQTGEHTREILHGLGLVDDEVAGLLAAGVVASTEA from the coding sequence ATGACCGAACCCCGACCCGCTGCCCCGGGCATTCTGAGCGGCTACCGCGTGCTGGACTGCTCCATCGCGATGGCAGGACCGTTCGCGGGACAGCGTCTCGGCGATCTCGGCGCCGACGTGATCAAGGTCGAGCCGACCGGAGGCGAGTGGCAGCGGCACGCTGCGGCCGGCGGAGCGAAGGGCAACAAGATCAACGTCTCGTTCCTCTCGCTCAACCGGAACAAGCGCTCGCTGGCGGTCGACCTCAAGGCGCCGGAGGGTCGCGAGCTGCTCTACCGGCTGGTGGCCGAGTCGGACGTCTTCCTCCAGAACTACCGGCCGGGGGTCGCGGCCCGTCTCGGAGTCGACTACGAATCGCTGCGCGAGATCAATCCCGGGCTCGTCTACGTCTCGATCTCGGGGTACGGCGAGGACGGCCCATACCGTGATCGACCCGGCCAGGACCTCCTGCTGCAGGCGCTCAGTGGCGCGATGCTCTCGGCCGGCGCGGAAGGCTCGCCGCCTCAGGCGGCCGGGCAGTACCTCGTCGACGCGGTGACGGCGTCCACGGCCTTCGAAGCGGTGCTGGCGGCGCTGCTGCATCGGGAGCGCACCGGCGAAGGCCAGCAGGTCACCGTCAACATGCTCGACGTGATCACCACGTTGCAGATGCAGGAGATCTCGGTCTTCACAATGGGCAACGTGCCGCAGGAGCGCAGCGAGCAGCCCCACGCGCACGTCTACATCCGCGCGCCGTATGGCGCCTTCGCGACGGCGGACGGCTACCTCGCGCTCGCGATGCCGCACATGCCCACGCTGGGTGAGCTCATCGATGAGCCGTCGTTCGCCGACATGGACGGAGAGGTGGACGGCTGGACGCGCCGTGACGAGATCTACGTCGCGGTCGCCGACAAGCTGCGGACGCGCACCACCGCCGAGTGGCTCGAGCTCATGCAGCCGGCAGGGCTCTGGGTGGCCCCGGTCTACTCGTACGCGGACCTCGTCGACGACGAGCAGATCGCCCACAACGGCACGCTGGTCGAATACGAGCACCCCACAGAGGGCGTCGTGAAGACCCCCGGATTCCCCTATCGCTTCTCGCGGACTCCCGCGCGGATCGATCGAGGCGCGCCGCAGACCGGCGAGCATACGCGCGAGATCCTGCACGGGCTCGGTCTCGTGGACGACGAGGTCGCCGGCCTGCTCGCCGCAGGCGTCGTCGCCTCCACCGAGGCGTGA
- a CDS encoding aldose 1-epimerase family protein, producing MASQPTPPTTADLRRRTGDLAAFAGVQEVVLKNGREEGVRALILRNAVGLEIEVLIDRAFDLGGARFRGVPFGWRSGNGFRHPGLHESDAEDGLSWLRALDGLLVTGGLDHALFGGEYDATHYAYPPKQTVRHGLHGRLTAIPARLLRVEEDWQESGGTLRVVGEVIQATSFGEHLRLTRTIEIDMFGATVRVRDVVDNLGFEPTPHMFLYHLNIGYPFVDEGTVLVAPITEHIWASESTMQQGVTYDTLPAPVDGFVEQVWEHGLVAGTDGRHRVALHASDGARGIEVSWDAAAQPYFFEWQNLRAGQYAVGLEPSSTPVTGESAARENGSLTWLAHGESRSYDMTIQLLDGEQDVSASGARIRGIGGQPAGAAS from the coding sequence ATGGCATCGCAGCCGACACCGCCGACCACCGCCGACCTCCGTCGCCGTACCGGAGATCTCGCCGCCTTCGCCGGCGTGCAGGAGGTCGTGCTCAAGAACGGGCGGGAAGAGGGGGTGCGCGCGCTCATCCTGCGCAACGCGGTCGGCCTCGAGATCGAAGTGCTCATCGACCGTGCCTTCGATCTGGGTGGGGCCAGGTTCCGCGGGGTGCCGTTCGGCTGGCGCAGCGGCAACGGGTTCCGTCATCCCGGCTTGCATGAGTCAGACGCCGAGGACGGACTGTCCTGGCTCCGCGCCCTCGACGGTCTGCTCGTCACGGGCGGGCTCGATCATGCGCTCTTCGGCGGCGAGTACGACGCGACCCACTACGCGTATCCGCCCAAGCAGACCGTGCGCCACGGGCTGCACGGCCGACTCACGGCTATTCCGGCCCGTCTGCTGCGGGTCGAGGAGGACTGGCAAGAGAGTGGCGGCACGCTCCGCGTCGTGGGCGAAGTGATCCAGGCGACCTCCTTCGGTGAGCACCTACGGCTGACCCGGACCATCGAGATCGACATGTTCGGCGCCACGGTCCGCGTGCGCGACGTCGTCGACAACCTCGGCTTCGAGCCGACCCCGCACATGTTCCTGTACCACCTCAACATCGGCTATCCCTTTGTCGACGAGGGCACCGTGCTCGTCGCGCCGATCACCGAGCACATCTGGGCGTCGGAGTCGACGATGCAGCAGGGCGTGACCTACGACACCCTTCCCGCGCCGGTCGACGGCTTCGTCGAGCAGGTGTGGGAGCACGGACTCGTCGCGGGGACGGACGGGCGGCACCGCGTGGCATTGCATGCGTCCGACGGCGCGCGCGGCATCGAGGTGTCATGGGATGCGGCCGCCCAGCCGTACTTCTTCGAGTGGCAGAACCTGCGCGCGGGTCAATACGCGGTCGGCCTCGAACCGTCGAGCACCCCGGTCACCGGCGAGTCCGCGGCACGCGAGAACGGGAGTCTCACGTGGCTCGCCCACGGAGAATCCCGTTCCTACGACATGACCATCCAGCTGCTCGACGGTGAGCAGGATGTCAGCGCCTCGGGCGCCCGCATCCGCGGCATCGGCGGTCAGCCCGCCGGTGCCGCGTCCTGA
- a CDS encoding SDR family NAD(P)-dependent oxidoreductase, translating to MTTNPSAPRGSALVTGAGGALGRAIALRLGADGFSIGVLGREGDLLRETAGLLDAEGIPHRVLAVDLRDGAAIEAALTETETELGPLTALVNNAAIYPATPFLEISQDEYEDVVRVNQTAYFLAAQGAARRMADRGAGSIVNIGSITFHGGWANLASYVSTKGASVGLTRALARELGASGVRVNGVSPGAFPTKAEEIHENPAEYNQFVIDRQSIKRRGTDAELAAVVSFLVGPDAAFVTGQTINVDGGWIME from the coding sequence ATGACGACGAACCCGTCGGCACCCCGCGGTTCCGCCCTGGTCACAGGGGCCGGAGGTGCACTCGGCCGCGCCATCGCGCTGCGGCTGGGTGCCGACGGGTTCTCCATCGGCGTTCTCGGTCGCGAGGGTGACCTGCTGCGCGAGACCGCGGGTCTGCTCGATGCCGAGGGCATCCCGCACCGCGTGCTCGCCGTCGACCTCCGCGACGGTGCCGCGATCGAGGCGGCGCTGACCGAGACGGAGACCGAGCTCGGCCCGCTCACGGCCCTCGTGAACAACGCGGCGATCTACCCCGCGACGCCGTTCCTCGAGATCTCGCAGGACGAGTACGAGGACGTCGTCCGGGTGAACCAGACCGCCTACTTCCTCGCCGCGCAGGGTGCGGCGCGACGGATGGCCGATCGAGGCGCCGGTTCGATCGTGAACATCGGGTCGATCACGTTCCACGGCGGCTGGGCGAACCTCGCGAGCTACGTGTCGACCAAGGGGGCGTCGGTGGGTCTGACCCGCGCGCTCGCGCGTGAGCTCGGAGCATCCGGGGTCCGCGTCAACGGCGTCTCGCCTGGCGCCTTCCCCACCAAGGCCGAGGAGATCCATGAGAACCCGGCCGAATACAACCAATTCGTGATCGACCGCCAGTCGATCAAGCGTCGGGGGACCGACGCCGAACTCGCCGCAGTCGTGTCGTTCCTCGTCGGTCCGGATGCCGCATTCGTCACCGGACAGACGATCAACGTCGACGGCGGCTGGATCATGGAGTGA